The genomic region ATATAATAGGTAATGGATTTGCAAGTGGAGTTATCAATTTGGGAGGATTACAAGTGCGTCAAATATCATCTTTCAACAAAGTTTGGGCGACCAAAGAAGGTGGTCCAGACAACCTTGGAGCAACATTCTTTGAACCCTCAAATTTACCACAAGGATTCTTTATGCTAGGTTCTTATAGCCAAGCAAACAATGAGACTTTCTTTGGAAGGGTCCTTGTAGCCCAAGATGACTCAGGTGGAGCTTTGAAGAAGCCACTGGATTACACTCTTGTGTGGAGCAGTGAGTCCTCGAAAATCAAGCAAGATGGCAATGGCTATATTTGGTTGCCAACACCCCCAGATGGTTACAAAGCCGTAGGCCATGTTGTCACGAGCTCGCCTAACAAGCCATCCCCAGATCAAATTAGGTGCGTTAGATCTGACCTCACTGACCAATGTGAGGCTCACGCGTGGACTTGGGGTCCAGGTAAGGATAAGGATGATAATGGTTTCAATGTTTATAGTTTGAGGCCCAGCATTAGAGGGGTCCAATCCCAAGCTATGGGAGTTTCTGTGGGTTCATTTTTAGCCCACATTGGTGGGGTTACTTCTCCTTTGTCTGATATAGCTTGCTTGAAGAATGCCAAATCCAATTTATCTTCTATGCCTAATCTAAAGCAAATTGAGGCATTACTTCATACCTACTCTCCATGGGTATACTTTCACTCTGATGAAATATATCTACCTTCCACAGTTGATTGGTTTTTTGGGAATGGGGCACTATTATATAAGAAAGGGGAAGAATCAAAGCCTGTTCCAATTGAGCCCACAGGCTCAAATCTCCCTCAAGGTGGTTCAAATGATGGTGCATATTGGTTGGACCTTCCAGTTGATGAAGGGGCTAAAGAAAGAGTCAAGAAAGGAGACTTAGGAAACTCCCAGGTTTATGTACACGTAAAGCCCATGTTGGGTGCTACATTCACCGACTTAGCTATATGGGTCTTTTATCCATTTAATGGGCCTGCAAGGGCTAAGGTTGAATTGGTCAATGTCCCATTGGGGAAGATAGGTGAACATGTTGGTGATTGGGAGCATGTGACCTTAAGAGTCAGCAATTTCAATGGGGAGCTACAAAAGGTCTATTTCTCTGAACACAGTGGAGGCACTTGGGTGGATGCACCAGAGCTAGAGTTTCAAAATGGTAACAAGCCTGTGGCCTATGCATCATTGAATGGGCATGCCTTTTATTCAAAGCCAGGGCTTGTTTTGCAAGGGAGTAAGGCAATAGGAATAAGAAACGATTCTGAAAAGAGCAATTTGGTCATGGATACTGGGCTGAGTTATTCAATAATGTCAGCTGACTATTTGGGTTCAGCTGTTGTTGAGCCACCTTGGTTGAACTATTGTAGAGAATGGGGTCCAAAACTTAGTTACGATCTTGCAGAGGAGATTAAGAAGGTGAAGAAATTACTGCCAGGTCCTCTTAAATCTGcttttgacaaatttatcaAGGGCCTACCCAGTGAAGTGTTGGGTGAGGAAGGGCCCACTGGGCCCAAGATGAAGAACAGTTGGAATGGAGATGAAGTTTAATGGGTTAGATTTGttatgttattttaaaaaaaatattattactttTATATTCTTGATGTAACACAAATAATTTATTGCTTacacaatgaagttatggacTTATATTTATGTGTAAAGATTGGGATTGGGATCTAGAAAAATGCATTTGTTACCTCCAAGTTGAATTTGTCTAAGCAGTTGCAATCTGTCAACATCTTTAACTGTGACATTTCCTTGTAaacatcacacacacacagaccATCTTTAACTGTGACATTTCCTTGCAATCTGTCAACATCTTTAACTGTGCCTTTTACGAAATTTTAGGGCCATTCAATTTAATAAGGTTTTGTAACAAAGACCAGAGTACACTTTTTTCCCTTATGTTTGATTTTGAGTCTTTAGTAGTTTGTACGGTAGCATTATCAAATTCGGTTAATCGCCTATTAATGggataattaataaaaaattaaaatggcaAGGAGTTGGTTAATCATTATCAATACTTTAAGGGTTAAGATTATGTTTCACTGTTTTAGTAGATTGGAATCGTTAAGATAATGACATATGTCTACTTTTGATTATATGTTGTCATCACAATGCTTTCACtgcatgaaaaattattatgtcTACTAGAAGATAGTCAAAGTAATCCCTCCAactaataaaatgttttttttttttttttgaagaccaACTAATAAAATGTTATTACCTATACAAATATGACATcactttgtgattttttttttcttataccgataatgatttttttttttttttaagaatactaagtatttctCTCCCTTGCATCTATACTTTAATTGCATCGGTAAAGGGTATTATTGCTTTTTCTGAAAAAATAACAGTTTCCATAAGCCAAAGTGTTGGTTAATCATCATCAATATTATAATTGCGCCCGTAAAGCCAAATATTTGTGATTATTgcttttaaacaaaatttattggCATCCAAAGTGGATCAAAGTCTTAATAAGAAGAAAAGTATGTCCAAACTATTATTGTATTGTTTGacaaagatttttttctttcttggtttcttccaaaaaaaaaagaaagactaagattttttttttttttgtaatactctttattaaaaataataattaaaaagaaaaccctcAATCGATCGGAATACCGAAAGCTAGAATTTGCCAcctaaaaaaactgaaaaagaaaaaaaaaaaaaaaatactgtcaTTCCTTAGTTGGGTTTGGAAATCTCAAGgacacaaatttatttaagttGTTTTTTCACAATCATGTGTCAATTTATAATTAACATTTAACATAATATCACTTTTACCTAGGATAATCACTAACaccatttgtattttacaccAAATCACTACATATCAATTAATAGTTGTAGTGGGTTCTAAGTTAACTTAATGGGTAAAATCTTTGACGGTTGAATGATAATAAAGATTTATCATCAAGATCagatgtcataggttgaaattatctcaacaacaacaacaacaatactaataataatatggcgtaaatgcacttttagtccctacattttgcatttttttcattttggtccctatattttcatttcacaatttttagtccataaatcaattaacgtattccattttggtccttaccgttACTCACTTAACAGAAATTGCTGATGTAACAAATAGAATGCACTATTGGCATAATAAATACTGACATGgtgaataaaataatgttaaaaaacatatttggcatttaaaaaatgtaacgtcatcatattattttattttattttattttttgatagcatcattttaatttttttttataagtcatCTCACATAATGtttgaacaaaaagaaaattaaactaaaaaaaaacattaaaatctaataactaaataaataaataaaatcattagatttcattatttttcgGGAAGAACACTTCTATTCTTTCTTCCCCAAATCCAAAACATGAAAAGTCAAAGGtacctctctctcattttcaaagAGAGCGGCTTGAGATCTGAATTGACAGAGGAGATAAAGTGAGATTGGGTCACTGCTGTGAATTCATTTGGGTTTTGGCCTTGAGGGTTCGAACCATTAAGAACATCAGCTTGGGATTTCGGTCTAAGAGGATGGGTTAGAGAGAAAAAGGTGTGGAGAGATGGCGAAAGACCAAGTCAATTTGAAGAGAAGTCATTGCCAAGTGGTGGTTGTGAGCAGCAGAAACTGGTTTTCTGCTCCAAAGACATATCTGGAAACAGAGGTGGAGTGCAGGTTTAATCTCTCTTTTTCACTCAACTCGAAATGACCGAGACCCATGAACCCGACCATTAACGACCGAACAGCACACACCAGCACCACCACCAATGGTGGCAGTTGTTATCACTCTCccttccttttttgttttgttttctatttctctatttattttaatttcatttgtcttttttgttttgggtatggCCGAGgctctttgtttttttgcttccttttttttttcgtttgttGATTAGGTTTGGTTGCAAGAAGCTGATGAATGTGTGTAAATTCGGATTGCTTTCAAAATGGGTGTAAATTCGAATGAATGTGTGTACTGTTGAAGTGtttatgttttgaattttgaattgtaAATATGTAGGCTTAGATGTGTGTGGATATGTGTGTTTGGGTTTACATGTTTTATGCGTTTCCTTGCTGGATTTATAGATTTGATCTGCTGGAGGTTTTAGGTTTGTGGGTGTTCTTGTGTTATGGATGTTATTGTATTTGTGATCTTGTATTCCAGttgtgttttgagtttgtattcTTAAGATTAAAATTTCTGGGTTGTGTTCATGTTTAAGATGTAATTAGATCTGAATTCATGTTGGGGTCATCTCCGGCGGGATTGGTCCAATGAGAGTGAAAGCTCGGATTTatgttaaaacacaagagctatttagacccccaaattaaagTTACGGCTTAATTGATTTTACACTAACTTAATACTAAGTGTGGAATAGTGTAAATGCGAGCGGAGAAACAAACAAGCTACTCTAATCCATAATCATAGCAACACAACAGTATAATGGAATGTAAAAGAGTAGgtaagagagatgcaaacacaagataatacgccgatgtgttatcgaaggggaaaccgaagaactcggcgaaaaacctcaccgccgccctccaagcagtaatCGATCTACTAGACaatcagttgggatacatgggTTAGCAAGAGACGCTCCACCAGATGTACCTGAGCCCTCCAAtttcctactccaacaaggctacTCGGAACCGTGTTTTGTCTAGCTCTCCGGATTCTGCAATACgcccaattgcatccgccaaaacttggcttcttccaatatttcccagcagcaccaaatcCTCACTTGACACTCTGAAAGGGTGTgataagtgtttgggctatcaacgtctcaaggatttagaaataaagaggtaagagtagaggaaaatcACAAAGAATTGTGTGTAGAATTGtaggtatgacaatctcacactctcaagggtggAGGCTGGgattttctcttttgaaaagctctctactcaatatgtgggtaaagatggtatatatagtgtggttgagaatgtagtggagcagataggacaaaatagcaaaacagactgtttcgcaagtgtctcgcgggaaggccttactcgcgaaAACCAACTGTCatcatctgtcatgactcttcgcattccagtcatgtgcagggcacatgcatcacttcacAGGATACTTGGTCGCAAGATACCCGCAATAATTCTTCTGCCTTTcaaaagcttgagtcttcacactctttctctcacacacaacccttacaatacaATCCCACAAAAAatacagggtataaaagattgaataaaattacaatcaaattt from Castanea sativa cultivar Marrone di Chiusa Pesio chromosome 11, ASM4071231v1 harbors:
- the LOC142614447 gene encoding hypothetical protein At1g04090, with translation MVLLVPQCFTYYIQPTPLAKYASCLIPLFLIVVIGDCLNLHLSSQVSAMGNCLSLSPSVKVLSISKKNKASLPIDNIFKLPSPLPTWPPGNGFASGVINLGGLQVRQISSFNKVWATKEGGPDNLGATFFEPSNLPQGFFMLGSYSQANNETFFGRVLVAQDDSGGALKKPLDYTLVWSSESSKIKQDGNGYIWLPTPPDGYKAVGHVVTSSPNKPSPDQIRCVRSDLTDQCEAHAWTWGPGKDKDDNGFNVYSLRPSIRGVQSQAMGVSVGSFLAHIGGVTSPLSDIACLKNAKSNLSSMPNLKQIEALLHTYSPWVYFHSDEIYLPSTVDWFFGNGALLYKKGEESKPVPIEPTGSNLPQGGSNDGAYWLDLPVDEGAKERVKKGDLGNSQVYVHVKPMLGATFTDLAIWVFYPFNGPARAKVELVNVPLGKIGEHVGDWEHVTLRVSNFNGELQKVYFSEHSGGTWVDAPELEFQNGNKPVAYASLNGHAFYSKPGLVLQGSKAIGIRNDSEKSNLVMDTGLSYSIMSADYLGSAVVEPPWLNYCREWGPKLSYDLAEEIKKVKKLLPGPLKSAFDKFIKGLPSEVLGEEGPTGPKMKNSWNGDEV